A genomic region of Pelodiscus sinensis isolate JC-2024 chromosome 19, ASM4963464v1, whole genome shotgun sequence contains the following coding sequences:
- the EIF3G gene encoding eukaryotic translation initiation factor 3 subunit G — MPTGDYDSKPSWADQVEEEGDDDKCVTSELLKDLPLSGGLSVTPTVTPQSVDLSADAELLKGGPLPSPKELINGNIKTITEYREEEDGRKVKIIRTFRIETRKASKAVARRKNWKKFGNSEFDAPGPNVATTTVSDDVFMTFITSKEDLNCQEEEDPMNKLKGQKIVSCRICKGDHWTTRCPYKDTLGPMQKELAEQLGLSTGEKEKLPGEPEPVQAQASKTGKYVPPSLRDGASRRGESMQPNRRADDNATIRVTNLSEDTRETDLQELFRPFGSISRIYLAKDKTTGQSKGFAFISFHRREDAARAIAGVSGFGYDHLILSVEWAKPSTN, encoded by the exons ATGCCCACGGGGGACTACGA CTCGAAGCCCAGCTGGGCGgaccaggtggaggaggaaggcGACGATG ACAAATGCGTCACTAGCGAGCTGCTGAAGGACCTGCCCCTGAGTGGGGGGCTGAGCGTGACCCCGACCGTGACCCCCCAGAGCGTGGACCTGAGCGCAGATGCTGAGCTGCTGAAGGGAG GTCCTCTCCCGTCCCCAAAGGAGCTAATCAACGGGAACATCAAAACCATCACAGAGTaccgggaggaggaggatgggcgCAAAGTGAAG ATCATCCGCACCTTCCGCATTGAGACCAGGAAGGCCTCTAAGGCTGTGGCGCGTCGGAAG AACTGGAAGAAATTCGGCAACTCCGAGTTCGACGCTCCGGGCCCCAACGTGGCCACGACCACCGTGAGCGATGACGTCTTCATGACCTTCATCACCAGCAAGGAG GACCTGAactgccaggaggaggaggaccccatGAACAAGCTGAAGGGGCAGAAGATCGTGTCGTGCCGGATCTGCAAGGGCGACCACTGGACGACGCGCTGCCCCTACAAGGACACGCTGGGCCCCATGCAGAAGGAGCTGGCCGAGCAGCTGGGCCTGTCTACGGGCGAGAAGGAGAAGCTCCCAGGAG agccGGAGCCAGTGCAGGCGCAGGCGAGCAAGACGGGGAAATACGTCCCGCCCAGCCTGCGTGACGGAGCCAGCCGCCGGGGGGAGTCCATGCAGCCCAACCGCAGGG ccGACGACAACGCCACCATCCGGGTCACCAACCTGTCGGAGGACACGCGGGAAACCGACCTGCAGGAGCTGTTCCGCCCCTTCGGCTCCATCTCCAGGATCTACCTGGCCAAGGACAAGACCACGGGACAGTCCAAg ggCTTCGCCTTCATCAGCTTCCACCGCCGAGAGGATGCTGCCCGGGCCATAGCCGGCGTCTCCGGCTTCGGCTACGACCACCTGATCCTCAGCGTGGAGTGGGCCAA ACCCTCCACCAACTGA
- the P2RY11 gene encoding P2Y purinoceptor 11, whose translation MNCTEGAIRDFQERLWPVLAVEFLLAVPGNALAIYRFVAHERAWHSGIVYSFNLAVSGLLYALSLPFLAAYYYPPKHWSHGLALCKLERFLFTCNLYGSIFFLTCISLNRYLGIVHPFLVHGRLEPRHAKLLSAGGWLLVAVLAAPTLHFSELRPQGNETECLGSAKQEQLPTYQPYGLFLAAFGCGLPFLLTLCSYAAILRTVCRNPHITRLEKRKVGRLVSMGLALYAVSYLPYHVLRNLNLDRRRKLCSPDSGSLNIHTAYQLSKVLVTLNICAHPLLYTALANSMWGWCSARPRPPGAEPPERQAQGLAVASAR comes from the coding sequence ATGAACTGCACAGAGGGGGCCATCCGTGACTTCCAGGAACGCTTGTGGCCCGTGCTGGCGGTGGAGTTCCTCCTGGCTGTGCCTGGCAATGCGCTGGCCATCTACCGCTTTGTGGCCCATGAGCGCGCCTGGCACTCGGGCATCGTGTACTCCTTCAACCTGGCCGTCAGCGGCCTGCTCTAcgccctctccctgcccttcctggctGCCTACTACTACCCGCCCAAGCACTGGAGCCACGGCCTGGCCCTCTGCAAGCTCGAGCGCTTCCTCTTCACCTGCAACCTCTACGGCAGCATCTTCTTCCTCACCTGCATCAGCCTCAACCGCTACCTGGGCATCGTGCACCCCTTCCTGGTGCACGGGCGGCTGGAGCCGCGCCACGCCAAGCTGCTGAGCGCCGGCGGCTGGCTGCTGGTGGCCGTCCTGGCCGCCCCCACGCTGCACTTCTCGGAGCTGCGGCCCCAGGGGAACGAGACAGAGTGTCTGGGCAGTGCCAAACAGGAGCAGCTGCCCACCTACCAGCCCTACGGCCTCTTCCTGGCGGCCTTCGGCTGCGGGCTGCCCTTCCTGCTCACGCTCTGCTCCTACGCGGCCATCCTCCGCACCGTCTGCCGCAACCCCCACATCACCCGGCTGGAGAAGCGCAAGGTGGGGCGGCTGGTGAGCATGGGGCTGGCGCTCTACGCGGTGTCCTACCTGCCCTACCACGTCCTGCGCAACCTCAACCTGGACCGGCGCCGGAAGCTCTGCAGCCCTGACTCCGGCTCGCTCAACATCCACACGGCCTACCAGCTCAGCAAGGTCCTGGTCACCCTCAACATCTGCGCCCACCCGCTGCTCTACACTGCCCTGGCCAACAGCATGTGGGGCTGGTGCAGCGCCCGCCCCCGGCCGCCTGGGGCTGAGCCGCCCGAGCGCCAGGCTCAGGGACTAGCTGTGGCTAGTGCACGCTAG
- the PPAN gene encoding suppressor of SWI4 1 homolog isoform X3, which translates to MGSPGRSRNQKRQRAAAQQQAQELFASVPHSFVFHRGRAGRSLQQLVLDVRRVMEPFTGSALQVRKKNSLKDFVAVAGPLGVTHFLVFTKSPTSVNFKLFRLPGGPTLTFQVMQYSLIRDVVSSLKRHRMHEQQFTHHPLLVLNNFGLPQMHVKLMATMFQNMFPSINVHKVNLNTIKRCLLITYAPDSQRLDFRHYSVKVVPVGASKGLKKLLQEKFPNMSRLQDISELLAKDINLSESEAEQDGSHNILELPQAYAGRGNMKAQQSAVRLTEIGPRMTLQLVKVEEGLGQGSVLYHSLVHKTEEELRAVLARRERRLQLKAARRHKQEADVQRKKEQREAHRTLSLAGMKRKQQQGEDGDSEAEDPGMLQDQDPADQSDDDAEYYRQEVGEEPDEDLFPKRAKRKAGLLHSPQPRKRLRTGEQPGRASRKAKPRRSPGQPRRGRRPPQATGDSQRPGGPRQQQGTREPKPKGPRSPGQQGRARGPRVLASNFRRLGQRRKQAAQQKGTRQGPRAPKKGRH; encoded by the exons aGCAGGAACCAGAAGCGGCAGCGGGCGGCcgcccagcagcaggcccaggagCTGTTCGCCTCCGTCCCTCACTCCTTCGTCTTCCACCGCGGCCGAGCGGGCCGGAGCCTGCAGCAGCTGGTCCTGGACGTGCGGCGGGTCATGGAGCCGTTCACGGGCAGCGCCCTCCAG GTGCGGAAGAAGAACTCGCTGAAGGACTTTGTGGCGGTGGCGGGGCCCTTGGGAGTGACGCACTTTCTGGTCTTCACCAAATCCCCCACCAGCGTCAACTTT AAACTCTTCCGTCTCCCAGGAGGGCCAACGCTGACCTTCCAGGTCATGCAG TACTCGCTCATCAGGGACGTGGTGTCCTCGCTGAAGCGCCACCGCATGCACGAGCAGCAGTTCACGCACCACCCGCTGCTGGTGCTCAACAACTTCGGCCTGCCGCAGATGCACGTCAAGCTCATGGCCACCATGTTCCAGAACATGTTCCCCTCCATCAACGTGCACAAG gtcaacCTGAACACCATCAAGCGGTGCTTGCTGATCACCTATGCCCCGGACAGCCAGCGCCTGGACTTCCGCCACTA cagcgtgaaggtggtgcccgtgggcgccagcAAAGGCCTCAAGAAGCTGCTGCAGGAGAAGTTCCCCAACATGAGCCGGCTGCAGGACATCAGTGAGCTGCTGGCCAA GGACATTAACTTGTCGGAGAGCGAGGCCGAGCAGGACGGGAGCCACAACATCCTGGAGCTGCCTCAGGCCTACGCGGGCCGGGGGAACATGAAGGCCCAGCAGAGTGCAGTGCGCTTAACAGAG ATCGGCCCCCGCATGACCCTGCAGCTGGTCAAGGTGGAagaagggctgggccagggcagcgTGCTGTACCACAGCCTGG ttcacaAGACGGAGGAGGAGCTCCGGGCCGTGCTGGCCCGGCGGGAGCGGAGGCTGCAGCTCAAGGCCGCGCGGCGCCACAAGCAGGAGGCCGACGTGCagcgcaagaaggagcagcggGAGGCCCACAG GACGCTGAGCCTGGCCGGGATgaagaggaagcagcagcagggggaggacgGCGACAGCGAAGCGGAGGATCCTGGGATGCTGCAGGACCAGGACCCGGCTGACCAATCAGACGACGACGCGGAGTATTACCGCCAGGAAGTGGGCGAGGAGCCCGACGAGG ATCTGTTCCCCAAACGTGCCAAGAGAAAAGCAGggctcctgcactccccccagcccaggaAGAGACTGAGAACAGGGGAGCAGCCTGGCAGAGCCAGCCGCAAGGCGAAGCCTAGGCGATCCCCTGGCCAACCACGGAGGGGCAGGCGCCCCCCCCAGGCGACAGGGGACTCCCAGCGGCCGGGGGGCCCCAGACAGCAGCAAGGAACACGCGAACCGAAGCCGAAAGGCCCCAGGTCTCCGGGGCAGCAGGGACGTGCCCGAGGCCCGAGGGTCCTTGCCTCGAATTTCAGAAGGCTGGGGCAGCGGAGGAAGCAGGCGGCCCAGCAGAAGGGGACACGCCAGGGGCCCAGGGCCCCCAAGAAGGGGCGGCACTAG
- the PPAN gene encoding suppressor of SWI4 1 homolog isoform X2: MGRASKSRNQKRQRAAAQQQAQELFASVPHSFVFHRGRAGRSLQQLVLDVRRVMEPFTGSALQVRKKNSLKDFVAVAGPLGVTHFLVFTKSPTSVNFKLFRLPGGPTLTFQVMQYSLIRDVVSSLKRHRMHEQQFTHHPLLVLNNFGLPQMHVKLMATMFQNMFPSINVHKVNLNTIKRCLLITYAPDSQRLDFRHYSVKVVPVGASKGLKKLLQEKFPNMSRLQDISELLAKDINLSESEAEQDGSHNILELPQAYAGRGNMKAQQSAVRLTEIGPRMTLQLVKVEEGLGQGSVLYHSLVHKTEEELRAVLARRERRLQLKAARRHKQEADVQRKKEQREAHRTLSLAGMKRKQQQGEDGDSEAEDPGMLQDQDPADQSDDDAEYYRQEVGEEPDEDLFPKRAKRKAGLLHSPQPRKRLRTGEQPGRASRKAKPRRSPGQPRRGRRPPQATGDSQRPGGPRQQQGTREPKPKGPRSPGQQGRARGPRVLASNFRRLGQRRKQAAQQKGTRQGPRAPKKGRH; the protein is encoded by the exons aGCAGGAACCAGAAGCGGCAGCGGGCGGCcgcccagcagcaggcccaggagCTGTTCGCCTCCGTCCCTCACTCCTTCGTCTTCCACCGCGGCCGAGCGGGCCGGAGCCTGCAGCAGCTGGTCCTGGACGTGCGGCGGGTCATGGAGCCGTTCACGGGCAGCGCCCTCCAG GTGCGGAAGAAGAACTCGCTGAAGGACTTTGTGGCGGTGGCGGGGCCCTTGGGAGTGACGCACTTTCTGGTCTTCACCAAATCCCCCACCAGCGTCAACTTT AAACTCTTCCGTCTCCCAGGAGGGCCAACGCTGACCTTCCAGGTCATGCAG TACTCGCTCATCAGGGACGTGGTGTCCTCGCTGAAGCGCCACCGCATGCACGAGCAGCAGTTCACGCACCACCCGCTGCTGGTGCTCAACAACTTCGGCCTGCCGCAGATGCACGTCAAGCTCATGGCCACCATGTTCCAGAACATGTTCCCCTCCATCAACGTGCACAAG gtcaacCTGAACACCATCAAGCGGTGCTTGCTGATCACCTATGCCCCGGACAGCCAGCGCCTGGACTTCCGCCACTA cagcgtgaaggtggtgcccgtgggcgccagcAAAGGCCTCAAGAAGCTGCTGCAGGAGAAGTTCCCCAACATGAGCCGGCTGCAGGACATCAGTGAGCTGCTGGCCAA GGACATTAACTTGTCGGAGAGCGAGGCCGAGCAGGACGGGAGCCACAACATCCTGGAGCTGCCTCAGGCCTACGCGGGCCGGGGGAACATGAAGGCCCAGCAGAGTGCAGTGCGCTTAACAGAG ATCGGCCCCCGCATGACCCTGCAGCTGGTCAAGGTGGAagaagggctgggccagggcagcgTGCTGTACCACAGCCTGG ttcacaAGACGGAGGAGGAGCTCCGGGCCGTGCTGGCCCGGCGGGAGCGGAGGCTGCAGCTCAAGGCCGCGCGGCGCCACAAGCAGGAGGCCGACGTGCagcgcaagaaggagcagcggGAGGCCCACAG GACGCTGAGCCTGGCCGGGATgaagaggaagcagcagcagggggaggacgGCGACAGCGAAGCGGAGGATCCTGGGATGCTGCAGGACCAGGACCCGGCTGACCAATCAGACGACGACGCGGAGTATTACCGCCAGGAAGTGGGCGAGGAGCCCGACGAGG ATCTGTTCCCCAAACGTGCCAAGAGAAAAGCAGggctcctgcactccccccagcccaggaAGAGACTGAGAACAGGGGAGCAGCCTGGCAGAGCCAGCCGCAAGGCGAAGCCTAGGCGATCCCCTGGCCAACCACGGAGGGGCAGGCGCCCCCCCCAGGCGACAGGGGACTCCCAGCGGCCGGGGGGCCCCAGACAGCAGCAAGGAACACGCGAACCGAAGCCGAAAGGCCCCAGGTCTCCGGGGCAGCAGGGACGTGCCCGAGGCCCGAGGGTCCTTGCCTCGAATTTCAGAAGGCTGGGGCAGCGGAGGAAGCAGGCGGCCCAGCAGAAGGGGACACGCCAGGGGCCCAGGGCCCCCAAGAAGGGGCGGCACTAG
- the PPAN gene encoding suppressor of SWI4 1 homolog isoform X1 has translation MEPFTGSALQVRKKNSLKDFVAVAGPLGVTHFLVFTKSPTSVNFKLFRLPGGPTLTFQVMQYSLIRDVVSSLKRHRMHEQQFTHHPLLVLNNFGLPQMHVKLMATMFQNMFPSINVHKVNLNTIKRCLLITYAPDSQRLDFRHYSVKVVPVGASKGLKKLLQEKFPNMSRLQDISELLAKDINLSESEAEQDGSHNILELPQAYAGRGNMKAQQSAVRLTEIGPRMTLQLVKVEEGLGQGSVLYHSLVHKTEEELRAVLARRERRLQLKAARRHKQEADVQRKKEQREAHRTLSLAGMKRKQQQGEDGDSEAEDPGMLQDQDPADQSDDDAEYYRQEVGEEPDEDLFPKRAKRKAGLLHSPQPRKRLRTGEQPGRASRKAKPRRSPGQPRRGRRPPQATGDSQRPGGPRQQQGTREPKPKGPRSPGQQGRARGPRVLASNFRRLGQRRKQAAQQKGTRQGPRAPKKGRH, from the exons ATGGAGCCGTTCACGGGCAGCGCCCTCCAG GTGCGGAAGAAGAACTCGCTGAAGGACTTTGTGGCGGTGGCGGGGCCCTTGGGAGTGACGCACTTTCTGGTCTTCACCAAATCCCCCACCAGCGTCAACTTT AAACTCTTCCGTCTCCCAGGAGGGCCAACGCTGACCTTCCAGGTCATGCAG TACTCGCTCATCAGGGACGTGGTGTCCTCGCTGAAGCGCCACCGCATGCACGAGCAGCAGTTCACGCACCACCCGCTGCTGGTGCTCAACAACTTCGGCCTGCCGCAGATGCACGTCAAGCTCATGGCCACCATGTTCCAGAACATGTTCCCCTCCATCAACGTGCACAAG gtcaacCTGAACACCATCAAGCGGTGCTTGCTGATCACCTATGCCCCGGACAGCCAGCGCCTGGACTTCCGCCACTA cagcgtgaaggtggtgcccgtgggcgccagcAAAGGCCTCAAGAAGCTGCTGCAGGAGAAGTTCCCCAACATGAGCCGGCTGCAGGACATCAGTGAGCTGCTGGCCAA GGACATTAACTTGTCGGAGAGCGAGGCCGAGCAGGACGGGAGCCACAACATCCTGGAGCTGCCTCAGGCCTACGCGGGCCGGGGGAACATGAAGGCCCAGCAGAGTGCAGTGCGCTTAACAGAG ATCGGCCCCCGCATGACCCTGCAGCTGGTCAAGGTGGAagaagggctgggccagggcagcgTGCTGTACCACAGCCTGG ttcacaAGACGGAGGAGGAGCTCCGGGCCGTGCTGGCCCGGCGGGAGCGGAGGCTGCAGCTCAAGGCCGCGCGGCGCCACAAGCAGGAGGCCGACGTGCagcgcaagaaggagcagcggGAGGCCCACAG GACGCTGAGCCTGGCCGGGATgaagaggaagcagcagcagggggaggacgGCGACAGCGAAGCGGAGGATCCTGGGATGCTGCAGGACCAGGACCCGGCTGACCAATCAGACGACGACGCGGAGTATTACCGCCAGGAAGTGGGCGAGGAGCCCGACGAGG ATCTGTTCCCCAAACGTGCCAAGAGAAAAGCAGggctcctgcactccccccagcccaggaAGAGACTGAGAACAGGGGAGCAGCCTGGCAGAGCCAGCCGCAAGGCGAAGCCTAGGCGATCCCCTGGCCAACCACGGAGGGGCAGGCGCCCCCCCCAGGCGACAGGGGACTCCCAGCGGCCGGGGGGCCCCAGACAGCAGCAAGGAACACGCGAACCGAAGCCGAAAGGCCCCAGGTCTCCGGGGCAGCAGGGACGTGCCCGAGGCCCGAGGGTCCTTGCCTCGAATTTCAGAAGGCTGGGGCAGCGGAGGAAGCAGGCGGCCCAGCAGAAGGGGACACGCCAGGGGCCCAGGGCCCCCAAGAAGGGGCGGCACTAG